The genomic segment AGAAAAAGCTTACTATGAATTTCAGTTGTGTAAACAGTTACAGGTTACCGGTTACCCTTGTGTATTGTTGCAAGCAAACGATTCAAAATTTTATTTATTAAGCAGAGGTTATACCGATTATGAAACACTAAAAACAAGAATTGAAAATGTGTTAAAAGAATTAGCTGCTCAGTAAAGATGGTATAGCAAATTTTCAATCTCTGCTTTATGCTGCCAGGGAATAAAATGGTTGGCATTATGAATGGTAATGGTATCAATTTTTTCTGCATTTATTAATGCTTGGGCACCAAATGCCATATTACCATAAGCTACGAATTGGTCTTTATCTCCATGCACAAAAT from the Thermococcus sp. M36 genome contains:
- a CDS encoding alpha/beta fold hydrolase, whose protein sequence is LLPGAFRPSNAELWYLKKDLQLLQNDFSKVTCPVYFVHGDKDQFVAYGNMAFGAQALINAEKIDTITIHNANHFIPWQHKAEIENLLYHLY